One Proteinivorax tanatarense DNA segment encodes these proteins:
- a CDS encoding transglutaminase domain-containing protein codes for MKIRFNKLLLLFWFMLFSMSFFHQFPKTNPGLGAVLLLTTLFWVIEKLIKNKLATIVLQITLSIVYLQGMSTASMANIGDVLSSDFSAIYFGQFSEVSALFNGGCSVLMAFLLQKVYLKQANRGALLIGTLAGSAILIGLNIYTSKPFLGLFIVLGLYLIAENNIEKRYLTVQSQKVSAMVLLIIFIFFAFSWSIDRPLQGIQTFEDIVNEIDMHGQGGSGKSSTGKGDTKRSGYSESDEVLGFAMEMDDTEVLKISTDTPHYLRGHYRYKYNGRGWSEPHSIESEVYFPTSLPVQKKEGVEYTTVEGEVEVLSGRYNVLFTPGNTEAIYMEKNPSITTSNYRELEISNRLTVGDSYGFVSHVPNFSVEFLEEQPFNRNPEPKALQLPDGYENGPVSKLTDEIIEGYEGPYNKAKAIESYLRRNYRYSLDVYPPKEDQDLVEEFLFTQEQGYCVHFSTAFVVMARLAGLEARWVSGFSNGTIEDEHYIVRGKNAHAWPEVYIANSGWVPFEPTPGFTHHGTATEDEDLSDIDIEEEETDEEVGADQQYELEQGEGDDGKEEDINFILYLGGGMLLFLGLYTFYFLDRRRKKDIGSDKAVIALYNSMLSKFKWIGLGRKNNETPLEYRARLKRYQWLPQQPVKKITYLFQSIYYGGSSVSEREVKGIKTDFKKVNYIKIVYNRIINFRKMGKGE; via the coding sequence TTGAAAATAAGGTTTAATAAATTATTACTTCTATTTTGGTTTATGTTATTTTCTATGTCATTTTTTCATCAGTTTCCCAAAACAAACCCTGGACTTGGTGCAGTACTTTTGCTAACAACTCTATTTTGGGTTATAGAAAAATTGATAAAAAATAAACTGGCAACTATAGTTTTGCAGATAACTTTATCAATCGTTTACCTTCAGGGCATGTCTACAGCTAGTATGGCAAACATTGGTGATGTACTAAGTTCCGATTTTTCTGCTATCTATTTTGGACAGTTCAGCGAAGTTTCTGCTCTATTTAATGGAGGTTGTAGCGTTCTAATGGCGTTTTTGCTTCAAAAAGTGTATTTAAAACAGGCTAATAGAGGAGCTTTACTAATTGGGACGCTTGCTGGTAGCGCGATTTTAATTGGTCTTAACATTTATACAAGCAAACCATTTTTGGGGTTATTTATCGTTTTGGGATTATATCTAATAGCAGAAAACAACATAGAAAAAAGATACTTAACGGTACAAAGTCAAAAAGTTAGCGCAATGGTTTTGCTGATTATTTTTATTTTTTTCGCTTTTAGCTGGTCTATAGATCGCCCTTTACAAGGGATACAAACTTTTGAAGATATTGTTAACGAAATAGATATGCATGGTCAAGGGGGCTCAGGAAAAAGCTCTACGGGTAAAGGTGATACTAAAAGATCAGGGTATAGTGAAAGTGATGAAGTGTTAGGATTTGCTATGGAAATGGATGATACTGAGGTTTTAAAAATCAGCACCGATACTCCCCATTACCTTAGAGGTCATTATAGATATAAATATAACGGTAGAGGATGGTCGGAACCACATTCAATAGAATCAGAAGTTTATTTTCCCACCTCTTTGCCGGTGCAAAAAAAAGAGGGGGTTGAATATACAACTGTAGAAGGTGAAGTTGAAGTTTTAAGCGGAAGATACAATGTGTTATTTACTCCCGGTAATACAGAAGCCATTTATATGGAAAAAAATCCATCTATAACCACAAGCAATTACAGAGAACTAGAAATAAGCAATAGGCTAACCGTTGGGGATAGCTATGGTTTTGTAAGCCATGTACCAAACTTTAGTGTAGAATTTTTAGAAGAACAACCATTTAATCGGAACCCTGAGCCCAAGGCTTTGCAGTTGCCAGATGGATATGAAAATGGCCCTGTATCAAAGTTGACAGATGAAATAATAGAAGGTTATGAGGGGCCCTATAATAAAGCAAAAGCTATTGAATCATATTTGCGTAGAAACTATAGATACTCCTTAGATGTATATCCTCCAAAGGAAGATCAAGACCTTGTTGAAGAATTTCTTTTTACTCAAGAACAAGGGTATTGTGTTCACTTTTCCACTGCTTTTGTGGTAATGGCACGATTAGCCGGGCTAGAAGCTCGTTGGGTTTCAGGATTTAGCAACGGAACTATCGAAGATGAGCATTATATTGTCAGAGGTAAAAATGCCCATGCATGGCCAGAAGTTTATATTGCTAATAGTGGCTGGGTTCCCTTTGAGCCTACTCCTGGCTTTACTCATCATGGTACTGCGACAGAAGATGAAGACCTGTCCGATATAGATATAGAAGAGGAAGAAACGGACGAAGAGGTTGGCGCTGATCAACAGTATGAACTTGAACAAGGAGAAGGTGACGATGGGAAAGAAGAAGATATAAACTTCATTTTATATTTAGGTGGAGGCATGTTATTGTTTTTGGGGTTATACACTTTTTACTTTTTGGATAGAAGACGAAAAAAAGATATAGGCAGTGATAAAGCAGTAATAGCATTATACAATTCAATGCTGTCGAAGTTTAAATGGATAGGATTGGGCAGAAAAAATAATGAAACTCCATTAGAATATAGAGCAAGGTTGAAAAGGTATCAGTGGTTGCCACAGCAACCTGTCAAAAAAATAACTTATCTATTTCAAAGTATATACTATGGAGGATCCAGCGTAAGTGAAAGAGAGGTTAAAGGAATCAAAACTGATTTTAAAAAGGTTAATTATATTAAAATTGTATATAATAGAATAATTAACTTTAGAAAAATGGGCAAAGGCGAATAA
- the groL gene encoding chaperonin GroEL (60 kDa chaperone family; promotes refolding of misfolded polypeptides especially under stressful conditions; forms two stacked rings of heptamers to form a barrel-shaped 14mer; ends can be capped by GroES; misfolded proteins enter the barrel where they are refolded when GroES binds) produces the protein MAKEIKLREDGRKALERGVNTLADTVKVTLGPKGRNVVLDKKFGSPLITNDGVTIAREIELEDAYENMGAQLVKEVATKTNDVAGDGTTTATLLAQAIIREGIKNVTAGANPMILRKGIEKAVETVVEEIRNISKPVEGKEAISQVAAISADDKKVGELIAEAMEKVGKDGVITVEESKSFGTSLNVVEGMQFDRGYISPYMVTDTEKMEAVLEDPYILITDKKINNIQEVLPILEKIVQQGKQMVLIAEDVEGEALATLVVNKLRGTFTCVALKAPGFGDRRKAMLEDIAILTGGQVISEDLGIELKNVDLDMLGRARQVQVNKDDTIIVDGNGDASEIEKRISQLRTQIEDASSEFDQEKLQERLAKLAGGVAVIEVGAATETEMKEKKLRIEDALAATKAAVEEGIVSGGGTALAHALRALDNIEVEKGDEKTGVLIVKRALEEPVRQIAENAGEEGSVVVERVKSEAIGIGYNALTGKYEDMITAGIVDPAKVTRSALQNAGSISAMFLTTEAVVADKEEDDAGAGAPAGGGMPGGMPGMM, from the coding sequence ATGGCTAAAGAGATTAAGTTAAGAGAAGATGGAAGAAAAGCTTTGGAACGTGGGGTTAACACTCTTGCTGACACTGTAAAAGTAACATTAGGTCCAAAAGGTAGAAATGTTGTATTAGACAAAAAATTTGGTTCCCCGTTAATCACCAATGATGGTGTTACTATTGCAAGGGAAATTGAACTAGAAGATGCTTATGAAAATATGGGTGCTCAACTAGTTAAAGAAGTAGCTACTAAAACAAATGATGTTGCTGGTGATGGCACTACTACTGCAACACTATTAGCTCAAGCTATAATTAGAGAAGGTATTAAAAATGTTACAGCTGGTGCTAATCCAATGATTCTTAGAAAAGGTATCGAAAAAGCTGTAGAAACTGTTGTGGAAGAAATTAGAAATATTTCTAAGCCTGTAGAAGGTAAAGAAGCTATTTCTCAGGTAGCTGCAATTTCTGCCGATGATAAAAAAGTAGGAGAGCTAATTGCAGAAGCTATGGAGAAAGTTGGTAAAGATGGTGTAATCACTGTTGAAGAATCAAAAAGTTTTGGAACTAGTCTAAATGTGGTAGAAGGTATGCAATTTGATAGAGGGTATATCTCGCCATATATGGTAACCGATACAGAAAAAATGGAAGCTGTGCTAGAAGATCCATACATTCTTATTACAGATAAAAAGATTAATAATATTCAAGAAGTGCTGCCAATTTTAGAAAAAATTGTACAGCAAGGTAAACAAATGGTTCTTATTGCTGAAGATGTAGAAGGCGAAGCCTTAGCTACATTAGTAGTTAATAAATTAAGAGGAACATTTACATGTGTAGCTCTTAAAGCACCTGGTTTTGGAGATAGAAGAAAGGCTATGTTGGAAGATATCGCTATTTTAACAGGTGGTCAAGTGATTTCTGAAGATCTTGGAATCGAGCTAAAAAATGTAGATCTAGATATGCTAGGTAGAGCTCGTCAGGTACAAGTTAACAAAGATGACACAATCATTGTTGATGGTAATGGTGATGCTAGCGAAATTGAAAAGAGAATTTCACAGCTGAGAACTCAAATTGAGGATGCTTCTTCTGAGTTTGATCAAGAAAAACTTCAAGAGCGCTTAGCAAAACTAGCCGGTGGAGTTGCAGTAATAGAAGTTGGTGCTGCTACTGAAACTGAAATGAAAGAGAAGAAGCTAAGAATTGAAGATGCTTTAGCAGCTACAAAAGCCGCTGTAGAAGAAGGTATTGTATCAGGTGGTGGAACTGCTCTAGCACATGCTTTACGTGCTTTAGATAATATCGAAGTAGAAAAAGGCGATGAAAAGACCGGGGTACTTATAGTAAAAAGAGCGTTAGAAGAACCAGTAAGACAAATTGCTGAAAATGCTGGTGAAGAAGGTTCTGTGGTAGTGGAAAGAGTTAAATCTGAAGCTATCGGAATTGGGTATAACGCCTTAACTGGCAAGTACGAAGATATGATAACAGCTGGTATCGTAGACCCAGCTAAAGTAACTCGTTCTGCTTTACAAAATGCAGGTAGTATTTCTGCTATGTTCCTAACTACTGAAGCTGTAGTTGCAGATAAAGAAGAAGATGATGCAGGCGCTGGTGCACCTGCGGGCGGTGGAATGCCAGGCGGAATGCCAGGAATGATGTAA
- a CDS encoding DUF58 domain-containing protein, with product MTKKYKIRYGELSVLLLAILVTYFWSFMLDSPMILNLFWVLVITLILPILAFSRQLFGTVVSRKMLYEKNQYYVNDDVDVKIEVKNKYHIPNLFPMVLDPLPENYKIRYTEEVDQIKVFPLVFGKKSMVYTLRNVPRGPLNFENIKLIKRDLLGFVEIQKEVESKKRMLVYPRHLNLSVESVVGNELQQRGSYKKYLGRENSQITGVREYQKGDKLSLINWKVSAKKQKLMSKEFSPYLIKKSNLILDCYNKDDQITYSDEFELAVSVTASIAYSFGKSNQPFVLRMNNREGFNSEKRSNTQFLKEMMQKLALVRENGEKPISVFCKENSVFFEPETLLFIVTSNIDDNMEKIIEQLTAKKIIVKVYLIGRNSTAEKKLPYVKRIKSLNDLGYNDKNLKGVAR from the coding sequence ATGACAAAAAAATACAAGATTAGGTATGGAGAGCTATCTGTTTTGCTATTAGCTATTTTAGTAACTTATTTTTGGTCTTTTATGCTGGATAGTCCTATGATATTAAACTTGTTTTGGGTTTTAGTTATAACTTTAATATTACCCATTCTTGCTTTCTCAAGGCAACTTTTTGGAACAGTAGTGAGTCGAAAAATGCTGTATGAAAAAAATCAATACTACGTAAATGATGACGTCGATGTGAAAATAGAAGTTAAAAATAAATATCACATACCAAACTTGTTTCCTATGGTTTTAGACCCCTTGCCAGAAAACTACAAGATAAGATACACAGAAGAAGTTGATCAAATCAAGGTGTTTCCTTTAGTCTTCGGTAAAAAGTCTATGGTGTATACCTTGCGAAATGTTCCTAGAGGTCCTTTAAATTTTGAAAATATAAAACTTATAAAGCGCGACTTGTTGGGCTTTGTTGAGATCCAAAAAGAAGTAGAGTCGAAAAAGAGAATGTTGGTATATCCTAGACACTTGAACTTATCAGTGGAATCAGTGGTTGGCAATGAATTACAGCAACGTGGATCATATAAAAAGTATCTGGGACGAGAAAACTCTCAGATAACCGGGGTTAGAGAATACCAAAAAGGTGACAAGCTTAGCTTAATTAACTGGAAGGTGTCTGCAAAAAAACAAAAGTTGATGAGTAAAGAGTTCTCGCCATATCTGATTAAAAAAAGCAATCTTATACTTGATTGTTATAATAAAGATGACCAAATAACGTACTCTGATGAATTTGAATTAGCTGTAAGTGTTACAGCCTCTATTGCTTACTCTTTTGGTAAAAGCAACCAACCATTTGTCTTGAGAATGAATAACCGAGAAGGGTTTAATAGTGAAAAGAGGTCAAACACTCAATTTCTAAAAGAAATGATGCAAAAGCTAGCTTTAGTTCGGGAAAACGGAGAAAAACCTATTTCAGTTTTTTGCAAAGAAAACTCAGTTTTTTTTGAACCAGAAACTTTACTGTTTATTGTAACTTCAAATATAGATGATAATATGGAGAAAATTATCGAGCAATTAACAGCAAAAAAGATAATTGTAAAGGTTTATTTGATTGGAAGAAATAGTACAGCGGAAAAGAAGCTACCTTATGTTAAAAGGATTAAATCACTAAATGATTTAGGCTATAATGATAAAAATTTAAAGGGGGTAGCAAGGTGA
- the groES gene encoding co-chaperone GroES: MNIKPLGDRVVIKTVEGEEKTASGIVLPDNAKEKPQKGEVMAIGSGRVLENGSKVDMEVSVGDTVMYSKYAGTEVKIDGEEYLILSEKDVLAIL, from the coding sequence ATGAACATCAAACCTTTAGGAGACAGAGTTGTAATTAAAACCGTAGAAGGTGAAGAAAAAACAGCTAGTGGCATTGTATTGCCAGACAACGCTAAAGAAAAACCTCAAAAAGGTGAGGTTATGGCCATTGGAAGTGGTAGAGTGCTAGAAAATGGTAGTAAAGTAGATATGGAGGTATCTGTTGGAGATACTGTAATGTATTCTAAGTATGCAGGCACTGAGGTAAAAATTGATGGTGAAGAGTACCTCATTTTAAGCGAAAAAGACGTATTAGCGATTTTATAA
- a CDS encoding AAA family ATPase, translating into MKNEEQKEAIKNLKNQLSTILIDKEDVIEDILVATLARGHVLLEDIPGIGKTVLVKGLSRILGCSNRRIQFTPDLLPSDVTGVSIFNQKTSEFEFRPGPIMANIVLADEINRTSPKTQSSLLEAMEERQVTVDGSTYKLPEPFMVFATQNPIEHEGTYNLPEAQLDRFMIRCSIGYPSSEGEKQIINSQLNGEHPLDKLDSGQVISADQLMMLQNQVDSIKVNDEIIDYIVTLVRKTREYPSIYLGGSPRAALALIKASKAKAMLLDRTYVIPDDVKGMFKQVLCHRIILHTDEVIQGEKADAVLEKILNDTSVPIGKQVG; encoded by the coding sequence ATGAAAAACGAAGAACAAAAAGAAGCTATCAAAAATCTTAAGAATCAGCTATCAACAATTTTAATTGACAAAGAAGATGTTATAGAAGATATCCTAGTAGCAACTTTAGCTAGAGGACATGTTCTGTTAGAAGATATACCAGGGATTGGTAAAACTGTGTTAGTGAAAGGCTTGTCAAGAATTTTAGGGTGCAGCAATAGAAGAATTCAGTTTACCCCTGATTTATTACCTTCAGATGTTACAGGTGTTTCTATATTCAATCAAAAAACCTCCGAGTTTGAATTTAGACCCGGCCCTATAATGGCTAACATAGTTTTGGCAGATGAAATTAACCGAACTTCACCTAAAACTCAATCAAGTCTGCTAGAAGCAATGGAAGAAAGACAGGTCACTGTGGATGGGAGCACTTATAAGCTGCCAGAACCATTTATGGTTTTTGCTACTCAAAACCCTATAGAACATGAAGGGACTTATAATTTGCCAGAGGCCCAACTAGATAGGTTTATGATTCGATGTTCTATAGGCTATCCTTCTTCTGAAGGTGAAAAACAAATAATTAACTCACAATTAAATGGAGAGCATCCATTAGATAAACTAGATTCTGGCCAGGTTATAAGTGCAGACCAGCTGATGATGTTGCAAAATCAAGTGGACAGCATAAAGGTCAATGATGAAATAATAGACTATATTGTTACCTTAGTCAGGAAAACAAGAGAGTATCCATCTATATATTTAGGAGGCAGCCCTAGAGCAGCACTTGCTCTAATAAAAGCCTCTAAGGCTAAAGCTATGTTGTTGGATAGAACTTATGTGATACCTGATGATGTAAAAGGTATGTTTAAACAGGTGTTATGTCATAGAATAATTCTTCATACAGACGAAGTAATACAAGGGGAAAAGGCAGACGCTGTGCTGGAAAAAATTTTAAATGACACTAGCGTTCCAATTGGAAAACAGGTGGGTTGA
- a CDS encoding DUF58 domain-containing protein, with protein MRIKYNKEVYILLSAIIFIYIWSLFLDYEVIRQLFWLTTLILIFPIITLLRGFYGLSAERSIVGKKRFFAGDDMEIKVKLKNKIYIPIFLPEIVDSLPLSYKLRHNEKNDVKAVLPLVAKEKSLKYCLYNIPRGQLLFSDINISKKDLFGFVEMKKHIKRTESVLVYPKYTIVNPESIVGIRQQCQGEKKQYKKQDTSQITGLREYQHGDKLSLVHWKASAKNNILMSKEFTPKLSRKSYLILDCFKGVGNEKDSIDLFELSVSVAASITYAFGNSNEPFSLLMNNNYRWEVDKRKPGQFLSQAMRKLAFVQKDGSVPIEVFCDKNSFRFEKGTNVIIVSESFDTKLRKVIAKLLNKKVLVKVFIIGDKKGVNLPFVKNISSLEELHKGSRRGMNVENKV; from the coding sequence ATGCGAATCAAGTATAACAAAGAAGTATATATATTGTTGTCAGCCATTATTTTTATTTATATATGGTCTTTATTTTTAGATTATGAAGTGATTAGACAACTTTTTTGGCTTACTACTCTAATTTTGATATTCCCTATTATTACTTTGTTGCGAGGTTTTTATGGACTGTCAGCTGAGAGAAGTATAGTTGGTAAAAAGCGTTTTTTTGCTGGCGATGATATGGAGATTAAGGTTAAACTTAAAAATAAAATATATATACCAATATTTCTGCCAGAAATAGTTGACTCCTTACCGTTAAGTTACAAGTTGCGACATAATGAAAAAAATGATGTAAAAGCTGTACTGCCTTTAGTAGCAAAAGAAAAATCATTAAAATATTGTCTATATAATATTCCCAGAGGACAATTGTTATTTAGCGATATTAATATTAGCAAAAAAGATTTGTTTGGGTTTGTGGAAATGAAGAAGCACATTAAACGGACAGAAAGTGTTCTAGTATATCCTAAGTATACAATTGTAAACCCTGAATCCATAGTCGGCATCAGGCAGCAGTGCCAGGGTGAAAAAAAGCAATACAAAAAACAGGATACTTCACAGATAACTGGCTTGAGAGAATATCAACATGGTGATAAGTTAAGTTTAGTTCACTGGAAGGCTAGCGCAAAAAATAATATTTTAATGAGCAAAGAATTTACTCCAAAATTAAGTCGTAAAAGTTATTTAATTTTAGACTGTTTTAAAGGAGTAGGAAATGAAAAAGATAGTATTGATTTATTTGAATTAAGCGTGAGTGTGGCTGCCAGTATTACCTATGCTTTTGGTAATTCTAATGAACCTTTTAGTCTTTTAATGAATAATAATTACCGCTGGGAGGTTGACAAAAGAAAACCAGGTCAATTTTTATCACAAGCTATGAGAAAGTTGGCCTTTGTTCAAAAAGATGGTTCAGTACCTATAGAGGTTTTTTGTGATAAAAATAGTTTCAGATTCGAAAAGGGAACAAATGTGATTATTGTATCTGAAAGCTTTGACACGAAATTAAGAAAAGTAATTGCCAAACTTCTCAATAAAAAAGTATTGGTGAAAGTATTTATTATTGGTGATAAAAAAGGGGTTAACCTGCCTTTTGTCAAGAATATAAGTTCCCTAGAGGAGCTACACAAGGGTAGCAGAAGGGGGATGAATGTTGAAAATAAGGTTTAA
- a CDS encoding transglutaminase-like domain-containing protein, whose amino-acid sequence MKISVNKVVTILWLAYFTLIFTSPFPVSNPGLSAIILLVILFFTADKYIKNRTLALLTQLLTSAIFIVVNMPPINLVINTLKNDFTTLVLGNLDRVSTFFSAIYCVILAFIFTYVFLKKTRRVAVVIGTFLGAILITWAIIYVGFVSKVHVGIFMVMGFYILSNLNSEKDLSGKSKYQKNNYVTLAIILMVTLGLSMDYQVAGFGDIKATIESLPEFGSGGSRTSGYGTDDEELGHPMELDETPVLKITADQNHYLKGHFRYIYNGRGWYGGQIFHPTSYSIDNLPIKQKEAIDYTTVKGEVEVLRGQYDVIFTPGNTKKVKVDGITHLYHSSYRELEIKDPVEYLGTGDSYKYYSKVPNWSEDFLSNQPRPDKRKRLALELPENYQDGPVSDLVDDILEGVEGPYNKAKTIENYLRLHYNYSLEVEPPNQGKDFVEDFLFNQQQGYCVHFSSAFVIMARLADIESRWVSGFAQGTPDGDSYIIKQKHAHSWPEIYIDNAGWVAFEPTPGFRNNVIVSSETEREHVQHEQGLAELYAGDWDEEGQRGEISLEESDRYNGISIFYPLIFLLLGAALSAIISIKKLFKENKLTNELFVIKNYHTFLKRLDLFKVSRAPSETPLEYYNRIKVYAWVPKEVALYLTNKFIEVHYGKAKANDKVRTKLLAGRKSISFFSLLKSKLVGRLK is encoded by the coding sequence GTGAAAATAAGTGTTAACAAAGTAGTGACTATCTTGTGGTTAGCATATTTTACATTGATTTTTACCTCTCCTTTTCCGGTTAGCAACCCTGGGTTATCTGCGATTATTCTTTTAGTGATACTCTTTTTTACTGCGGATAAGTATATTAAGAATAGAACATTAGCATTATTAACTCAGCTTTTGACTTCAGCCATATTTATTGTAGTTAATATGCCACCTATAAATCTTGTGATTAACACCTTGAAAAATGACTTTACAACTCTGGTTTTAGGCAACTTAGATAGAGTTTCCACTTTTTTTAGTGCAATATACTGTGTGATTTTGGCATTTATATTTACTTATGTTTTTTTAAAAAAAACAAGAAGAGTTGCTGTTGTTATAGGGACTTTTTTAGGTGCAATTCTTATAACATGGGCTATTATATATGTTGGATTCGTTTCTAAAGTGCATGTAGGAATTTTTATGGTTATGGGCTTTTATATATTATCTAATTTAAACTCAGAAAAAGATTTGTCGGGAAAGTCTAAATACCAGAAAAATAACTATGTTACTTTAGCAATTATACTAATGGTAACTTTAGGGTTGTCGATGGATTATCAAGTTGCTGGCTTTGGTGATATCAAGGCAACCATTGAAAGTTTACCTGAATTTGGTTCAGGTGGAAGCAGAACATCTGGGTATGGAACAGATGATGAAGAGCTTGGCCACCCAATGGAGTTAGATGAAACTCCAGTATTGAAAATCACTGCTGATCAGAATCACTATTTAAAAGGGCACTTTAGATACATTTATAACGGTAGGGGATGGTATGGAGGACAGATATTTCATCCCACAAGTTATTCCATTGACAATTTGCCTATAAAACAGAAGGAAGCTATAGATTATACAACTGTAAAAGGAGAGGTGGAGGTATTAAGGGGACAATATGATGTCATTTTTACCCCTGGAAATACTAAAAAAGTAAAGGTAGATGGCATAACTCATTTGTATCATAGTTCTTATAGAGAACTTGAGATAAAAGACCCTGTTGAATATCTTGGAACCGGAGATAGCTATAAATATTATAGCAAAGTTCCAAACTGGAGTGAGGATTTTCTTAGCAACCAGCCAAGACCAGATAAAAGGAAAAGATTAGCCCTTGAACTGCCTGAAAATTATCAAGATGGTCCTGTTTCTGATTTAGTAGATGATATATTGGAAGGTGTTGAGGGACCTTATAATAAAGCTAAGACTATAGAAAATTATTTAAGACTACATTACAACTACTCTTTAGAAGTAGAGCCACCCAACCAAGGTAAAGATTTTGTGGAGGACTTTTTATTTAATCAACAACAAGGGTATTGCGTTCACTTTTCCAGTGCATTTGTAATTATGGCAAGATTGGCAGATATTGAATCGCGGTGGGTTTCCGGTTTTGCTCAAGGAACCCCCGATGGTGACTCTTACATTATTAAACAAAAACATGCACATTCTTGGCCAGAGATTTATATAGATAATGCCGGTTGGGTTGCTTTTGAGCCTACCCCGGGTTTTAGAAACAATGTTATAGTGAGTTCTGAAACAGAACGAGAGCATGTTCAACATGAACAAGGACTTGCAGAACTATACGCGGGAGATTGGGATGAAGAAGGGCAAAGAGGGGAAATATCTTTAGAGGAAAGTGACCGTTATAATGGAATTTCAATTTTTTATCCCTTGATATTTCTGTTATTAGGTGCAGCATTGTCAGCGATTATATCGATAAAAAAACTGTTTAAGGAAAATAAGTTAACGAATGAACTATTTGTGATAAAAAATTATCATACTTTCTTAAAAAGGCTGGACCTGTTTAAAGTCTCTAGGGCACCGAGTGAAACGCCTTTAGAATATTATAATAGAATAAAGGTGTATGCTTGGGTTCCTAAAGAAGTTGCACTGTACTTGACTAACAAATTTATAGAAGTACATTACGGAAAAGCAAAAGCTAATGATAAGGTGAGAACAAAATTATTAGCGGGTAGAAAATCAATATCATTTTTTTCTTTACTTAAATCAAAGTTGGTAGGTCGCCTTAAGTAA